From the genome of Bartonella sp. M0283:
CACGCAGTCATTTTTCACACGCTTAAGCGTTTTCTTGATAGCGGGTTATTTTCGGCCATCATACTTGTTATCCATCGCGATGACGAAAAGCTTTGTCATAAAGCAATTGGCGATTTAGCGAACCATATTACGATTGTTCATGGTGGAAGTACACGCCAGATATCGACCCTTTGTGGTTTACGCGCATTGAATAGTCTCGCTGAAGACAAAAAGCCTCAATATGTATTTATTCATGACGGTGCACGACCTTTTGTTTCACGTTCGCTTTTGGAACGAATAGATAATGCGCTATCGCAGGATTTCGGGATTTTACCTGCTGTAGCAGTCTCCGATACACTCAAACGTGCCGATGATAAGGGTATAGTTGTCGAGACAGTGCCGCGCGATCATCTCTTCGGGGCGCAAACGCCACAAGCATTCCCTTTTTTAAAAATTTTAAAATTGCATGAAGAAGCCGCGAAACTCGGATTAACCGGTTTTACCGACGATTGCGCCTTGGCGGAATGGGCGGGGTTCGGTATAAAGCTTGTGGCTGGCAGCAGTGAAAACATGAAAATAACCTGGCCTGCCGATCTTGCTATTGCCGAATTGCGTATGAAAAAGGAAGCCATGACAAATCAGGAAAACCAGACCCCCGCTTCTTTCCAATTTCCGGATGTTCGCACCGGTAACGGATATGATGTTCATCCATTCGAACCGGGCGACGGAGTGACACTTTGCGGCGTAAAAATCGCTTATGAAAAGAAATTGAGCGGCCATTCGGATGCCGACGTTGCTCTTCACGCTTTGACTGATGCATTGCTTGCCACACGGGGCGCCGGAGATATCGGTACACATTTTCCTCCTTCGGACCCGCAATGGAAGGGTGTCTCGTCCGATATTTTTGTGCGTCATGCTGTATCCATTATAAAAGAATCCAAAGGGCGCATTGCCAATGTGGATATTACGTTGATTGCAGAAGCGCCGAAGGTTGGTCCACACAGAAAAGAAATGACCGAAAAACTCATGGATATGCTTGGTATTTCCGCCGACCGTATTTCGGTCAAAGCCACGACCAACGAAAAATTGGGATTTGTCGGGCGCAAAGAAGGAATTGCTGCAATCGCAACTGCGACAGTTATCTATCCGGGGAGTGTTCCAGAATGACACTTATTGCTGAAGCCAAGGCAAAAAAAGTTCTTGAAGCCTGCCGTTTACACCATTTGAAACTGGCAACTGTGGAATCCTGCACGGGCGGCCTGATCATCGGCAGCCTGACCGACATTGCAGGGTCATCCGACGTTGTGGAATGTGGTTTCATTACCTATTCGAACGAAGCAAAAAATAGGCTTGTCGGTGTTCCTTCCGATATGATCAAAACATTTGGTGCTGTGTCGAAAGAAGTCGCTATTGCAATGGCCGAAGGCGGTGTCAAACATTCAGGTGCCGATATTGCTGTTTCGGTTACAGGGGTTGCGGGTCCGGGTGGCGGCAGTGCCGAAAAGCCGGTGGGGCTTGTCCACATGGCTGTTGCTTTGACAAATAAGCCGACACTTCATTTTGAAGCCCGATTTGGCGATCTTGGTCGCGAAAACGTTCGTCATGCGACTGTTGAACGGGCATTGGACCTTGTTCTAGAAGCGATCAACAAAGCTTAGCCTTATGATGATTGCTGCACGTTACTCCCACTAAGCGGCCAGTGCGATTTCAGTCTGGTACGGAAATCACTACCTTCCTTAGCTTTAATCGCAGTTTGCGATGGAGATTGACTTCAGACCACCGGTTATGGTCAAAGCTCCTCGGGGAATTTAAACCGGACCGGAGGAGATCAAATAACGGTTCTTAATCAAGCTTGGCGAAATCTATATTTGTCGCCAATTTTTTCGCCCGCAACATTATGCTATTAGGCGCTCTCCCCTCTGACATAAGTTAAAGTTTTTCAGATTTAATACAGGCAATCTTGATAGTGCCTTAAAATCGGCATGAAGAGCGCGGCCTTGAATTATCCGATTTAAAGGCGTTCATGAGCAAGTTTGCCCCCGTTCCGACGATAAAATTGTACAACCTTTTGGAGCTATTGAACCTATCGCAGTTGAAATAATTCCCGATGAAAATGCTGACGGGCAAAGCCACTTTTAACCATGTCATCTTCCAGCGTTTCACCGAATTTTATAGGCCCGCAAAACCAAATTGATGATTGTTTCCAGTTCACAAATAGCTGCCTTAACAAGGATCCATTAAACCTTCCCTCTTCAGGCGTTAGCCAAATTTTCAATCTGATACCAGCCGATTGCGCCAATTCGACAAGCTTTTGTTTCTCGCTTTCACTAATCGTTTGAGTGACATAAACAAAGTCTATTTGCGCTTTATTGTTTTTCTTTGATGAAGCCAACTCGTCAAGTTTTGCAAGAAATGGCGTAATTCCTATGCCTGCACCAATCCATATTTGTTCGGGTGATTTGTCGTCGCTAAAACAAAACTTTCCGTAAGGCCCGTCAATGCGCGCTTTCCTGCCGGTTAGATTCAGTTTAACGAGCTTATCGGTATAGTCTCCCAAACCTTTAACGAAAAACGTCAAAAAGGGTTTTTGCGGATTCCAATGGGACGCTATTGTGAAAGGATGTGCACCTTCTCCTTTATCCAATGTAACAAATGCAAATTGTCCACTTTTGTGACCGGCCCAATTATTGGAAACTTTTAAAGTCAGGCGTACTGCATCATTGGCTTTATCAATCGCATAGTCCGTGACCGTCGCCGCGATATGATGGCCAAAGCCGAACCGTTTGAGCAAAACTGTAATTGCAGCAATGACCCCAAAAATTGATGAAACACCTACCAGCAAACCGAATGGCTCGCCCCAGTAGGAAAATTTTGTCAACACAACCGCATGAAACACTAAAACAAGATATACCGCTGCAAAAATTGTATGGACATGAGCAAAAAACCGGTAAGGAATAAGCTTTATCAACGCAACAAGACACAAAACAACCGCTATATAAAAAGCCCATTCCCCGAAAAATTCTGCATTTTTTCTAAATGCAGAGAAAACATATTCAAGCCCGACTTTTTGAGGCAAATTGGCTATATCGACATGTTGATGAACAGGCTTTACGAGCCACCCCCAGCCGACGGCCCATTTTGTTCCTTTAGCAAGGAGAAAATGGATAACAGCGGTAACAAGTGCGGTAATGCCAAGCCATTTATGAAGCCGATAGGCTTTATCAAGCCCTCCCAATGCATCATCTATCACTCTAAGACGACAGGCAATTACCACGTCCATACTCATTGCGACAAAAGCAAGAAGACCGGTGAGTTGGATGGCTTCCCGCCTGAAAGCAAAATAACCATCTTTGATGCCGTAAAATTCGCCGGTTGCCAACCAGACCGCGATACAAATGAAAATGAATACAAAATACGAAATCTTCAAGTTTCTCATCAAGAGCCATAACCTGTCTTCTGTTTTTCATCAGAAAATAGAATGGAATTGATAAAATTAAAACTTAAACTTATTTAATATATTGATTTCATTAAACTTTATAATTTTTGTCCAGTTTAAAACCACATTTTGAAAACTGCTTTCAAAATGTTTTTTAAATCAGATGGCAAACTTCGTGATTAAACCGTCTTCAGGCCTCTGCCGCCCCGTAAATCTTGTCTGCCCGCATCTCGAAAGCTTCGGTAAAACGCTTGAATGCTATATCGAACATAGCGCCCATAAGCATGCCAAGCATCCGGCTTTTAAACTCGTAATCAATATAGAATTCAACTTCGCATGACTTGCCATCTTCAAGGGGCTTGAATATCCAGCGGTTTTCAAGGTAGCGGAATGGCCCGTCAATATAACGAACATCAATACGCCGCTCTTCTTTATCCAAAAGAACCTGCGTTGTGAAAGTTTCCCTGATCATTTTATAGCCAACTGTCATATCGGCAGTAAGCAGCGTTTTATTTCCTCTCTCTTCGCTCGAGCGAACGTTGAGGGATTCACACATGGGCAAAAATTCCGGATATCGTTTAACATCCGAAACGAGATTGAACATCTCGAGATCGGTATGCTGAACTTTCCGCTGGGTATTAAATTTTGGCATTCTTTATCCGCGTTGATGGGCCAGCTTTTCTGCCCGCGCTTTTCTCAGTGCTTCAAAATCCTCGCCCGCATGGTGTGATGAACGGGTTAGCGGACTTGAAGACATATGAAGGAAACCCTTGGTTTTGCCGATAATGGCATAGGATTTGAATTCTTCCGGCGTAACAAAGCGGATAACAGGATGATGTTTACGCGTCGGCTGCAAATATTGGCCAATGGTCATAAAATCAACATCGGCCGAACGCAAATCGTCCATCAATTGAAGAACTTCATTCCGTTCTTCACCAAGTCCGACCATAATACCGGACTTTGTAAAGATCGATGGATCAAGCTCCTTGACCCGCTGCAATAATCTGATCGAATGGAAATAGCGCGCACCCGGACGCACTGTCAGGTACTTTGACGGTACGGTTTCGAGATTATGGTTAAATACATCCGGCTTGGCCGCAACCACAGTTTCAAGAGCACCCTCTTTATGACGAAAATCAGGTGTGAGAATTTCAATGGTCGTACCAGGTGACTTTCTTCTGATTGCATGAATGACATCGGCATAATGCTGTGCACCACCATCAGGAAGATCATCGCGATCAACAGAAGTGATCACCACATGTTTAAGTGCCATTTGTTTGACTGCATCCGCAACGCGTTCAGGTTCATCCTTATCGACAGGAAGAGGTATACCGGTTGCAACATTACAAAAGGCACATGCACGGGTGCATATTGCACCCAAAATCATAAAACTTGCGTGCCTTTGCGTCCAGCATTCGCCAACATTCGGGCATCCAGCTTCTTCGCAAACTGTCACCAGATTGTTGTCACGCACAATATGACGGGTTTCGGCATATTGTCCACGCAATGACGGCGCTTTCACCCTAATCCAATCAGGCTTTTTTAAAACCTCTGAATCCGGTCGATTGGCTTTTTCCGGATGCCGGACCCGTTTCTGCGATAAAGTGTCAACAACGGTAACCATTTAGTACCTCACGCTCTTTCTCCCCTCATATGGAGTATAAGCAACAAGAATGCAATTCACTTCTTGATGTTCGTCAGGCGTTCAAAACCTGCCCATAAGCATCAAGGACACTTTCCTTCATCATTTCCGAAAGCGTCGGATGAGGAAAGACTGTATGCATCAGCTCTTCTTCTGTGGTTTCAAGATTCATCGCAACCACAAAGCCTTCAATCAGTTCGGTTACTTCTGCACCGACCATATGTGCACCAAGCAACTGGCCTGTTTTTCTGTCAAATATGGTTTTGACGATACCCTGATCCTCTCCCATGGCAATTGCCTTGCCGTTTGCAGAAAACGAAAAATGCCCGACCCTTATGTCATAGCCCGCCGCCTTGGCTTTGGCTTCGGTCAATCCGACGGAAGCAACTTGCGGCGTGCAATAGGTGCAACCGGGAATCTTTCTCTTGTCCAAAGGTTCAGCTGTCTCAAGGCCGGCAATATGCTCGACGCAGATCACACCTTCTTCCTCGGCTTTGTGGGCAAGCATAGGAGCACCTGCAACATCACCAATTGCATAAATGCCTGACACATTGGTGCGTCCCCATTCGTCAATTATGACACAACCGCGTTCAGTTTTGACACCTAATGCTTCAAGCCCGATATTTTCTATATTGCCTTGTACACCTACCGCAGAAATCAGACGATCCGCAGTAACGGTCTCGGTTTTGCCATTTATATCAATGTGGGCTGTCACAGAATTGGACGTCTTCTCTATTTTCGAGACTTTCGCTTCGGTGAGAATCCGGATGCCTTTTTTCTCCAATTGCTTACGTGCAAATGCAGAAATCTCCGCGTCTTCAACAGGCATAATTTGCGGCATCATTTCCACAACTGTGACTTCCGCACCCATATCACGATAAAAGGAAGCAAATTCTATTCCGATAGCGCCCGACCCCATAACGACGATGGATTTCGGCATAGTTTCAGGAACCATTGCTTCAAAATAGGTCCAAACCAGTTTCCCGTCCGGTTCGATACCCGGCAATGTACGCGGACGCGCGCCGGTTGCCACAATAATATGCTTGGCCTGATATGTCCCCTCGCCCAAAGTACCCTTCGGAATCGGGTTTTGTGGCTGCATAATTTTTTTGGTGATTTTGCCAACGACAATTTCACCAAGACCAGCGCCGGAAGCTGCCTTAGTGAGCTTTGCCTCACCCCAGATAATGTCGATCTTGTTTTTTTTCATCAAATAGCCGACACCGCCGTTAAGACGGGCAGAAACAGTACGTGAGCGTTGCACGACATCCTTGATGTCTGCTTCAATCGAACCATTGAGTTTCAGGCCGTAATCTTTTGCATGTTCGCTAAAATGTTTGATTTCTGCTGTTCTAAGCAGCGCTTTTGTCGGAATACATCCCCAATTCAGGCAAATACCACCAAGGTGTTCGCGTTCGACAATAGCGGTCTTGAAGCCCAATTGAGCAGAACGGATTGCTGTAACATATCCGCCAGGGCCAGAGCCTATAACAATAACATCATATGAATTTGCCAATTTTTCCTCCATGGGGAAAGATAGAACTAAAGGCCGAGAACGACATGCACCAATGGTTGAAGCCCTTTGCCAATTGCTTTTGTGTTGTTTTCGTCAAGATGAACGCCATCTAGCGGTGACGCGACTGCGACAGATGCAGCATCGAAGAAGGCACATTCCATCTCGTCAGCAAGATCCGAATAAAAAATCGACAGCTTTTTGGATTCTCCAATAGCACCACTGAAACGCTCGCCACTTAAAGGATGGATGGTCTCCGCCAGATGGGGCGGAGAAACAATAATAATTTCCGGCGGTTCGGTCTGCGACATATAAGGATAGGAACGGACAATATTGATAAGCCGTTTCATACCCAAACTTGCTGCAATAGCAGAACCCGCAACAAATTTTTTCAAGTCATTGGTGCCCAGCATCATGATCACCAGATCAAGAGGCTGTCTCGAGCCCAGGACTGTCGGAAGGATTGCTGCGCCATTCCGGTCGTCGATTGAAGTTTTATCATCAAAACAGGTTGTGCGGCCGCACAATGCCTCCTCGACAACTTCAATCGCGCCGTTAAATTTCTGTTCCAGCAC
Proteins encoded in this window:
- a CDS encoding SGNH/GDSL hydrolase family protein yields the protein MEKTVLAYGDSLTWGLNPINQTRYTNEIRWPRVLEQKFNGAIEVVEEALCGRTTCFDDKTSIDDRNGAAILPTVLGSRQPLDLVIMMLGTNDLKKFVAGSAIAASLGMKRLINIVRSYPYMSQTEPPEIIIVSPPHLAETIHPLSGERFSGAIGESKKLSIFYSDLADEMECAFFDAASVAVASPLDGVHLDENNTKAIGKGLQPLVHVVLGL
- a CDS encoding bifunctional 2-C-methyl-D-erythritol 4-phosphate cytidylyltransferase/2-C-methyl-D-erythritol 2,4-cyclodiphosphate synthase, with the protein product MLKGRIISNAAIILAAGRGERIGSPENGPKQYRPLGGHAVIFHTLKRFLDSGLFSAIILVIHRDDEKLCHKAIGDLANHITIVHGGSTRQISTLCGLRALNSLAEDKKPQYVFIHDGARPFVSRSLLERIDNALSQDFGILPAVAVSDTLKRADDKGIVVETVPRDHLFGAQTPQAFPFLKILKLHEEAAKLGLTGFTDDCALAEWAGFGIKLVAGSSENMKITWPADLAIAELRMKKEAMTNQENQTPASFQFPDVRTGNGYDVHPFEPGDGVTLCGVKIAYEKKLSGHSDADVALHALTDALLATRGAGDIGTHFPPSDPQWKGVSSDIFVRHAVSIIKESKGRIANVDITLIAEAPKVGPHRKEMTEKLMDMLGISADRISVKATTNEKLGFVGRKEGIAAIATATVIYPGSVPE
- a CDS encoding type II toxin-antitoxin system RatA family toxin; protein product: MPKFNTQRKVQHTDLEMFNLVSDVKRYPEFLPMCESLNVRSSEERGNKTLLTADMTVGYKMIRETFTTQVLLDKEERRIDVRYIDGPFRYLENRWIFKPLEDGKSCEVEFYIDYEFKSRMLGMLMGAMFDIAFKRFTEAFEMRADKIYGAAEA
- a CDS encoding CinA family protein, with the protein product MTLIAEAKAKKVLEACRLHHLKLATVESCTGGLIIGSLTDIAGSSDVVECGFITYSNEAKNRLVGVPSDMIKTFGAVSKEVAIAMAEGGVKHSGADIAVSVTGVAGPGGGSAEKPVGLVHMAVALTNKPTLHFEARFGDLGRENVRHATVERALDLVLEAINKA
- the lipA gene encoding lipoyl synthase produces the protein MVTVVDTLSQKRVRHPEKANRPDSEVLKKPDWIRVKAPSLRGQYAETRHIVRDNNLVTVCEEAGCPNVGECWTQRHASFMILGAICTRACAFCNVATGIPLPVDKDEPERVADAVKQMALKHVVITSVDRDDLPDGGAQHYADVIHAIRRKSPGTTIEILTPDFRHKEGALETVVAAKPDVFNHNLETVPSKYLTVRPGARYFHSIRLLQRVKELDPSIFTKSGIMVGLGEERNEVLQLMDDLRSADVDFMTIGQYLQPTRKHHPVIRFVTPEEFKSYAIIGKTKGFLHMSSSPLTRSSHHAGEDFEALRKARAEKLAHQRG
- the lpdA gene encoding dihydrolipoyl dehydrogenase, with product MANSYDVIVIGSGPGGYVTAIRSAQLGFKTAIVEREHLGGICLNWGCIPTKALLRTAEIKHFSEHAKDYGLKLNGSIEADIKDVVQRSRTVSARLNGGVGYLMKKNKIDIIWGEAKLTKAASGAGLGEIVVGKITKKIMQPQNPIPKGTLGEGTYQAKHIIVATGARPRTLPGIEPDGKLVWTYFEAMVPETMPKSIVVMGSGAIGIEFASFYRDMGAEVTVVEMMPQIMPVEDAEISAFARKQLEKKGIRILTEAKVSKIEKTSNSVTAHIDINGKTETVTADRLISAVGVQGNIENIGLEALGVKTERGCVIIDEWGRTNVSGIYAIGDVAGAPMLAHKAEEEGVICVEHIAGLETAEPLDKRKIPGCTYCTPQVASVGLTEAKAKAAGYDIRVGHFSFSANGKAIAMGEDQGIVKTIFDRKTGQLLGAHMVGAEVTELIEGFVVAMNLETTEEELMHTVFPHPTLSEMMKESVLDAYGQVLNA
- a CDS encoding ferric reductase-like transmembrane domain-containing protein, with translation MRNLKISYFVFIFICIAVWLATGEFYGIKDGYFAFRREAIQLTGLLAFVAMSMDVVIACRLRVIDDALGGLDKAYRLHKWLGITALVTAVIHFLLAKGTKWAVGWGWLVKPVHQHVDIANLPQKVGLEYVFSAFRKNAEFFGEWAFYIAVVLCLVALIKLIPYRFFAHVHTIFAAVYLVLVFHAVVLTKFSYWGEPFGLLVGVSSIFGVIAAITVLLKRFGFGHHIAATVTDYAIDKANDAVRLTLKVSNNWAGHKSGQFAFVTLDKGEGAHPFTIASHWNPQKPFLTFFVKGLGDYTDKLVKLNLTGRKARIDGPYGKFCFSDDKSPEQIWIGAGIGITPFLAKLDELASSKKNNKAQIDFVYVTQTISESEKQKLVELAQSAGIRLKIWLTPEEGRFNGSLLRQLFVNWKQSSIWFCGPIKFGETLEDDMVKSGFARQHFHRELFQLR